From a single Rosa rugosa chromosome 7, drRosRugo1.1, whole genome shotgun sequence genomic region:
- the LOC133723733 gene encoding uncharacterized protein LOC133723733, whose protein sequence is MAEQMGNTRPVPGQEGDQSEDTQDKRRWTDEEDVQLCKSWKVVSQDPAVGTNQKKNDLWLRVKRHFDANWPKSRTTQSLQGRWKILKVELFEWHCALRQAKNWYKSGSNAVDEQDEAQKLWHNGMKKKGKTKRHLFQSFDSYAVVEGFAHFKDIPSHTSGGTSNVGSQHTHTQPIAENSPINLDMDVDEVIAGETANPNVRPQGRKAAKEAIRKAKKAANNQSPLSSSLESIANNQIEATKGKKKLDDEFARSLQEEEKRACILLQIEMRKEQLLFQERQDRIKEMEERIKEREERIMEIDTSKMTPNKKRYWSRKQKKIAEKEDLDEQPPPSMGGYYPQPNFGGAFPQPNVGGAYPQPPYPGAYPQPPYPGAYPQPPYPDASPQPPLTGGFPPPPFTGGFPQPPYPGGYYPQPPYPGGYPTQPQFSPFSTGESTNPYPNLNDEPLNTNYLSREDEDYDLNN, encoded by the exons ATGGCCGAACAAATGGGAAACACACGTCCAGTGCCCGGACAAGagggagatcaaagtgaagatacccaagataaaaggagatggacggatgaggaagatgttcaattgtgcaagtcttggaaagtTGTAAGCCAAGATCCGGCTGTgggcacaaatcagaaaaaaaacgaCTTATGGTTGCGCGTGAAGCGACACTTTGACGCAAATTGGCCCAAGAGCCGAACAACCCAATCTTTGCAGGgaaggtggaaaattttgaaggttgaactctttgagtggcattgtgcattaaggcaagcgaaaaattggtacaagagcggttcgaatgcggttgatgag CAAGATGAAGCACAGAAATTGTGGCATAACGGGATGAAGAAAAAAGGGAAGACCAAAAGACACCTGTTTCAGAGTTTTGATAGTTACGCTGTTGTGGAGGGCTTTGCACATTTTAAAGACATCCCTAGCCATACATCCGGAGGAACATCAAATGTAGGAAGTCAACATACGCACACACAACCAATTGCTGAAAATTCCCccatcaacttggacatggatgtagatgaggtaattgcaggtgaaactgcaaatcctaatgtgaggcctcaaggaaggaaGGCTGCGAAAGAAGCAATCCGGAAAGCCAAGAAGGCAGCGAACAACCAAAGTCCTTTATCAAGCAGTCTCGAGAGTATAGCGAACAACCAAATAGAGGCAACCAAGGGCAAGAAAAAACTCGATGACGAATTCGCTCGAAGTCtccaagaggaagagaaaagagcATGTATCCTCTTGCAAATCGAAATGCGAAAAGAGCAACTCCTATTTCAAGAAAGGCAAGATCGAATTAAAGAGATGGAAGAGCGTattaaagagagggaagagcgtattatggagatTGATACAAGTAAAATGACGCCAAATAAAAAGCGTTATtggtcaagaaaacaaaagaagatagcGGAGAAAGAAGATCTTGACGAGCAGCCGCCACCTTCTatgggtggatactatccgcaacccaattttggtggtgcattcccacaaccaaatgttggtggtgcatacccacaacctccttaccccggtgcatacccacaaccaccttaccccggtgcatacccacaaccaccttaccccgatGCATCCCCACAACCTCCCTtaaccggtggattcccaccacctcccttcaccggtggattcccGCAACCCCCTTACcccggtggatactatccgcaaccaccttaccccgggGGATATCCTACACAACCACAATTTTCACCTTTCTCTACGGGTGAGTCCACCAACCCGTACCCTAACCTTAATGATGAGCCTTTAAACACAAATTACCTTTCTAGAGAGGATGAGGATtatgatttgaataattag